In Zingiber officinale cultivar Zhangliang chromosome 8B, Zo_v1.1, whole genome shotgun sequence, a single genomic region encodes these proteins:
- the LOC122016451 gene encoding curcumin synthase 3-like: MASINNVVVDAFPKPQRARGPATVMAIGTANPPNLYEQSSYPDFYFRVTNSDHKPELKQKFRRLCERSMIKKRYMHLTEELLKEKPGMCSYMDTSFDERQDIVVEEVPRLAKEAAVKAIKEWGRSKSEITHLVFCSTSGVDMPGADYRLANLLGLSSSVNRIMLYNQACHIGAQTLRIAKDIAENNRTARVLVVACEVNTLIFRGPEERDFQSLAAQVAFGDGAAAVVVGADPVEGVERPIFEIMAALPFTVPETQMAVGGQLKQIGLTFHFAHQLPGLIANNLETCLGEALKPLGISDWNDVFWVAHPGNWGIMDAVEAKLGLEQGKLQSSRHVFSEFGNMMSATVLFVMDEVRKRAAAKGAATTGDGLQWGVLCGFGPGLSIETLVLRSVPL; encoded by the exons ATGGCCTCCATTAACAACGTCGTCGTCGATGCATTCCCCAAGCCCCAAAGGGCTCGAGGTCCAGCCACCGTCATGGCCATCGGCACCGCCAACCCTCCCAACCTCTACGAACAGAGCTCTTACCCCGACTTCTATTTCCGTGTCACCAATTCCGACCACAAGCCGGAGCTCAAGCAGAAGTTCCGCCGCCTCT GCGAAAGGAGCATGATCAAGAAGCGATATATGCACCTGACGGAGGAGCTGCTGAAGGAGAAACCCGGGATGTGCTCCTACATGGACACTTCCTTCGACGAGCGGCAGGATATCGTGGTGGAGGAGGTGCCTCGGCTGGCCAAGGAGGCCGCCGTCAAGGCCATCAAGGAGTGGGGGCGTTCCAAGTCGGAGATCACCCACTTGGTTTTCTGCTCCACCAGCGGCGTCGATATGCCGGGGGCTGATTACCGACTCGCCAACCTTCTCGGCCTCTCTTCCTCCGTCAACCGCATCATGCTCTACAACCAGGCCTGCCACATCGGGGCGCAGACGCTCCGCATCGCCAAGGACATCGCCGAGAACAACCGGACCGCCCGCGTCCTCGTCGTCGCCTGCGAGGTTAACACGCTCATTTTCCGCGGCCCCGAAGAGCGCGACTTCCAGAGCCTCGCGGCTCAGGTCGCGTTCGGGGACGGAGCGGCGGCGGTCGTCGTCGGGGCCGACCCCGTCGAGGGCGTCGAGAGGCCGATCTTCGAGATCATGGCGGCGCTGCCGTTCACGGTGCCGGAGACCCAGATGGCTGTCGGCGGGCAGCTGAAGCAGATCGGGCTGACCTTCCATTTCGCCCACCAGCTGCCGGGGCTGATAGCCAATAACTTGGAGACCTGCCTCGGCGAGGCGTTGAAGCCGCTGGGGATCTCCGACTGGAACGACGTGTTCTGGGTGGCTCACCCGGGGAACTGGGGGATCATGGACGCCGTCGAGGCCAAGCTGGGCCTGGAACAGGGGAAGCTGCAGTCGTCGAGGCACGTCTTCAGCGAGTTCGGGAACATGATGAGCGCAACCGTTCTGTTCGTGATGGACGAAGTGAGGAAGCGAGCGGCGGCGAAGGGCGCGGCGACCACCGGCGACGGCCTGCAGTGGGGCGTGCTCTGCGGGTTCGGCCCAGGGCTGTCCATCGAGACGCTGGTGCTTCGCAGCGTCCCTCTCTAG